CAGGAGTCGTTCCAGGCATTCTCGCGCACGCACCCCGACATCGAGGTGCGCACCAACATGGTGGCGTTCTCGAACTACTTCGACACCCTGCGCACCGACGTGGCCGGCGGCAGCGCCGACGACATCTTCTGGGTGTCCAACGCCTACCTCGATGCGTACGCGGACAGCGGTCGCCTGATCAAGATCGACGGCCCCAACCAGGGATGGGACCCAGCGGTCACCGAGCAGTTCACCCGCAACGGCGTCCTGTGGGCGGTACCGCAACTCACCGATGCCGGGATCGCGCTGTTCTACAACGCCGACCTGCTGGCCGCGGCCGGTGTCGATCCGGCCGTGTTGGACACGCTGCGCTGGAGTCCGGGCAGCGACGACACGCTGCGCGCGCTGTTGACCCGGCTGACCGTTGACGTCGACGGACATCTGGCCGGCACAACGGGTTTCGAGCCCCGGCGGGTGCGCCAGTGGGGATACAACGCCGCCAACGACCCACAGGCGATCTATCTCAACTACATCGGCTCGGCCGGCGGAGTGTTCCAGCGCGGCAACGAATTCGCGTTCGACAATCCCGAAGCGCTGCTGGCGTTCCGCTACCTCGTCGGCCTGATCAACACCGATCACGTCGCACCGCCGGCCTCCGACACCAACGACAACGGCGACTTCTCGCGCAACCAGTTTCTGGCCGGCAAGATGGCGCTCTTCCAGTCCGGGACCTACAGCCTGGCCGCCGTGGCACGCGACGCCACCTTCCATTGGGGGGTGGCAATGATGCCGATCGGGCCCAAGGGCCGCGTCAGCGTGACCAATGGCATTGCCGCAGCGGGCAATACGGCATCCAAGCACCCCGACGCGGTGCGTCAGGTGCTGGCCTGGATGGGCAGCAGCGAAGGCAATGCCTATCTGGGCCGCGAAGGCGCCGCCATCCCCGCGGTGCTCTCGGCGCAGCCCGGCTACTTCGCGTATTGGAAGGCCAAGGGCGTGGACGTCGCGCCGTTCTTCTCGGTCATGGGCGGACCGCGGATCCCGGCTCCCGGCGGTGCCGGGTTCGCCGCCGGGAACGAGGCACTGCAACCCTACTTCGACGAAATGTTCCTGGGCCGCGGCGATATCGCGGCGACGCTGCAGCAGGCGCAGACCGCGGCCAACGCCGCCGCCTCCCGCTAGGTGGCGCGAGCCGCCAGGCTGAGGCTAGCGTCGATCCCGATGAACAACGACCTACGCAAGGCCATCGCATCCGCCCCGATGTTCGGCGGACTGGACCCGGAGCACGTGGAGTTTCTGGCCGCGCAGAGCCGGCCCATCTTCCTGCCCGCCGGGCAGGTGCTGTTCCGCCGCGGAACACCGTCGACCGGGTTCTACATGGTGCGTGAGGGCCGGATGCAGCTTTCGGTGTCCAACTCCGAGGGCGTGATCAAAGTAGTCGAAATCTTGAGTCCAGGAAGCGCTTTCGGCCATGCGGTGATGTTCCTGCACGAGCCGTACCCGGTCGACGCCACCGCTCTGGCCGACACCCAACTGCTCTTCGTCCCCGCCAGCGCCGTTGACCGGGTGCTGGACAGCGATCCGGCGATGGCCCGCATCATGCTGGCCTCGATGGCACGCCGACTGCAGTCCAAAGTCCAGGACATCGCCATGCTGTCACTGCAGTCGGCCACCCAGCGGATCATCGCCTACATGCTCGGCGCGGCGGGGGCCGGGTCCTACCACCTGGCCGGCGGAGCGGATTCGTCGACCGCCCCCGGGCACGACTCCGCCAGCGTCGAGCTGCCGGCGCTCAAGCAGGTGCTCGCCTCCCGGCTCGGAATGACACCGGAGACCTTCTCCCGGGCGATCCGCACCCTCTCGGCCGAAGGGCTGATCCAGGTGAACGGATCCGTCGTCGAAATCCCCGACGTCAGCGCCCTGGACGCACATGCGCGCAGCCAGTCGATTCTGTGACCGCTGACACAGCCACCGCTTGATCTAGATCAAACCCCGCCTCGCCGCGTCTCCCTAGCGTGAGCTCATCAGCCGCTCACATCCACAGGAGACCCGCATGTTCTGCTACCAGTGCGAACAGACCGACCGCACCGATTCCCCTGATCGCCCCAACCTGTTGACCTTCGGCTGCGCCGCGAGCAAGGGCAACTGCGGAAAAGACGCCACCACCGCGGCGCTGCAGGACGTGCTGGTCCACGTGAACCTCGGCATCGGTCAGTACGCGCAGAAGGCGCGCGAACTCGGCTCTCCTGACCCGCAGTTCGCCGCGCACGCCAGCTTCGACCTGTTCACCACCCTGACCAACGTCAACTTCAACGCCACGCGGTTCATGTCGCTGATCGCCGAAGCCGCCCGCATGCGGGAGCAGGCAAAGCTGGCCTACGAGAACGCCGCCCGCACCGCCGGCGTGGAACCCGAAACCCTGTCCGGGGCGGCTCAATTCCTGCCGGCCACAACCATTTCCGAGGTGGTCGCGCAAGCCCTCGAGATCGGGGTCGACGCCGGACTGGACATCCTGGGTGCCGACGTGGTGGGCCTGCGTAACCTCAACCTCTACGGCCTCAAGGGTGTCTGCGCCTACGCCCACCACGCGCACGCGCTGGGCTATCGCAGCGACGAGACGGACGCCGGAATCGAAGCGAGCCTGGCGTTTCTGGCCGGTGGACCGTCGGACCCCGACGCGCTGCTGGCGCACGCCCTCGAGCTCGGTTCGTTGAATTACGCGGTGATGGCGATGCTGGACGAGGCGAACACCGGCAGCTTCGGCAGCCCGGTGCCCACTCCCGTGCGGGTCACCCCCGTCGTCGGCAAGGCGGTTCTGGTGTCCGGTCACGACCTGCACGACCTGGCAAGGATCCTGGAAGCCACCGAGGGAACCGGGATCAACGTCTATACCCACGGTGAACTACTGCCCGCCCACGGGTATCCCGAACTGCACAAGCACACCCACCTCATCGGCAACTACGGTGGCGCGTGGCAGGACCAGCAGCGCGACTTCACCGCCTTCCCCGGCCCCATCGTGATGACCTCCAACTGCCTCATCGAGCCGCGGCCGGCCTACCGCAACCGGATCTTCACCACCGGGCCGGTCGGCTGGCCCGGCATCCGCCACCTCGACACGGCTGAGCTTTCTCTGGTGATCAAGGCGGCACAGTCGCTGCCCGGCTTCACCACCGAGGTACCCGCCGAAACCGTCACCACCGGCTTCGGGCGCGATGCGGTGCTGTCGGTCGCCGACACGGTCATCCAAGCCGTGAAAGACGGTGCCATCAAACGTTTTCTGCTCATCGGAGGCTGCGACGGGGCCGCGCCGGGACGCAACTACTACACCGAGGTGGCCGACCATGCTCCCGATGACACCGTGCTGATGACGCTGGGCTGCAACAAGTACCGCTTCAACAGCCACGAATTCGGTGACATCGGCGGCATCCCGCGGCTGCTGGACATCGGGCAGTGCAACGACAGCTACTCCGCGGTGCAGATCGCCCTGGCACTCGCCGACGCCTTCGACTGCGGCGTCAACGACCTGCCACTGAGCCTGTTCGTGTCGTGGTTCGAGCAGAAGGCCGCGGCGGTGCTGCTGACACTGCTGTCGCTGGGAATCCGCAACATCCGGCTCGGCCCGACCCTGCCCGCGTTCCTCACCCCGGCCGTGGTGGGCATTCTCGTCGATAAGTTCGCACTCAAGCCGATCGGCGACCCGGCCCAGGACCTGGCCGACGCGATGGCGGGCGCCTGATGACCGAGATCGCCGACACCCCGGTCGACACCGAACTTCGGTGCTACGACGTCGTCCTGGTCACCCAGGAGGGCGTGCAGTCCACGATCCGATGTGACTCGGGGACAACGGTGCTCGATGCAGCCGAGGGTTCCGGCCTGGTGCTGAAGTCGGCGTGCCAGGCCGGTGGCTGCGGGGCGTGTTCGGCGGTGCTGTCCGAGGGGCAGGTGGAAATGGGCGATCATGATCCCGATGTCATCGAGACACCCGAAGAGGCGGGCGGAATCCTGTTGTGCCGCAGCTTTCCCCGGGCGGACTGCCGAATAGACCTGCCCTATGATCGCGGCCAGGTCGTCACCGCCCCGCCCGCATTGCACCGGGCGCGCATCGTCGGCCTGGACCTGGTGGCCGAGACGGTGATGCGGCTACGGCTTACCCTGCTGCCCGACGCCGACGGGTCCTGCTCCGCGGACTTCGAATCCGGCCAGTTCGTCCGCGTCACGGTACCCGGCACCGGGGCCCGGCGTGCCTACTCGCCGGCTAACGTCGCCAATTGGGATGGCGTGCTTGAGTTTTACATCCGGCTGCTCCCGGGCGGACTCATGTCCGAATACCTGATCGGCGCCGCCGCAATCGGCGACGAGTTGACCGTATCGAGCGCGAACGGCGATTTCGCTTTGGGCGAGAACGGACTTCGGCCCCGCTGGTTCATCGCGGGCGGCACCGGTCTGTCCCCGTTGCTGTCGATGCTGAGCCGGATGGCCGAGTGGGGAGACGCCCAGTCCGCGCGGCTCTTCTTCGGCGTCACCCGGCACACCGAGGTGTTCGGGCAGGACGAGTTGCGGGCGCTCACCATGTCGCTGCCGGACTTCCGGTTCGACACGGTCGTGTGGCATTCCGACCCCGAATGGCCGGGCGCCACAGGCAATCCGGTTGAGCTGGCCGCCGCGGAAGCAGCACTGCTCGACGAATGGCCGGACGTCTACGTGTGCGGACCGCCGCCGATGGTCGACGCGGCATATGCGGCGCTCACCGCGGTCGGCATACCTCGCGACCAGATCCACGCCGAGCGGTTCTCCGCCGTGCAGTAAAAGGCGCGTGGCGCGAGCAGGCTTGAGCCGTTACCTAGCCCGAGCGGATCGCGCTGAGGAACGGCGCCAACACGTGGGCAATGGTCTCCGCCGCGTCCTCGGTGCCGACCGGAGGGAGTGCGAGAAAGCTCAGCGCCGAACGGGCGATCGTCCGGCCGAGCACGGCCGCGTCGACGGCACCGGCCCCCACCCAGCTCCGCTGGAAAATCTCGGCAAGGTGTTCCGCGGCATAGTCGACGATGAATTGGCTTTCCACCGTGATCATTCTGAGCAGATCGTTGGGCGCGTCCTCGGTGCGCAGCGCCCGCACCAGCGGATCGGTGTCGGCGTAGCCGAAGAACTGACCGAATGCCGACCGCAGGGTGCCGTAGCCATCGCCCGGATGGTCATGGACCGCCGCTTCCATACCGGTGATGATGCTGTCGGTAAGCCGCAGCGCGTAATTGCGCGCCAGTCCTCGCCGGGTGCCGAACTCGTTGTAGAGCGTGCCCCGGCTGATTCCCGCCGCCTTGGCGACATCGGCCATGGTGATCGTCGACCACTTGCGTTCGACCAGCAACCGCTGCATCGCGTCGAGCACCCCGTTGCGCATCAGGGCGATGGCGTTGTTCTGATACGGACTTCGATTCCGCGGGGACGTCGGCTCAACCATCCAGTCGACACTATTGCGCATCGCGCTCGGCTCCTCTTGTCGATTGGGCTGTCGATTGGGCTGTCGATTGGGCACGCCTCGGGTTGAAGTCGAACTTCTCGCGGACGCCGCAGTCCGGGCAGCGCCAGCCGTCTTCCACGTCGTCCCAGCTGGTTCCGGCCGCATAACCCAGCTGAGGTGCGCCCATTGTTTCGTCGTAGGTGTAGTCACAGTCCGGGCACTTGTAGGCGGCCATCAACAGGCTCCGTACCGCGCGAGAACCTTGTCCCGCTGGCGCGGATCGATGTTGACCCGAGTGATGTCGCCGTCGTAGTGCTCGATGACCCGGTGGTCCATCAGCCGGCGCCACAGCGGCGGCAAGTAGGTCAACCCGATCAGCGTGGCGTAGCCGCTGGGCAGGTTGGGCGCACCGTCCATGCTGCGCAGGGTCTGATAGCGCCGCACGGGGTTGGCGTGGTGGTCGCTGTGCCGCTGCAGGTGGTACAGGAAGACGTTGGTGACGATGTGGTCGGAATTCCAGCTGTGCACCGGCGCGCAGCGCTCGTACCGTCCCGATGAGGTCTTCTGACGCAGCAGGCCGTAGTGCTCGAGGAAATTCACCGATTCCAGCAGCGAGGCACCGTAAGCAGCCTGGATAATCAGGAAGGGCAGCACCCGCCAGCCGAAAACGGCGGTCAGCGCGCCGAACAGCACCACAGACATCAACCACGCGTTCAGCACGTCGTTCTCAATATTCCACGGGGACTTGCCAAGTCGCTGCATCCGGGTCTTCTCCAGCTCCCAGGCCGACCTGAGTGAGCCGAAAACGCTGCGCGGCAGGAACATCCAGAAGCTCTCGCCGAAGCGCGCGCTGGCCGGGTCCTCCGGGGTGGAGACGCGCACGTGGTGGCCGCAGTTGTGTTCGATGTAGAAGTGCCCGTAAAGGGTCTGCGCGAGTGTCACTTTGGACAGCCAGCGCTCCAGGTCCTCGCGCTTGTGGCCCATTTCGTGAGCCGTGTTGATACCCACCCCGCCGATGACGCCCATCGTCGCCATCACGCCGATCTTGGAGATCAAGCCCAGACCACCGCTGATCCCCAGCCAGCTCAGGTCATCGGCCGACCAGAGGTAGCACGCCACGATCAGGCTGGCGAACTGCAGCGGAATGAAGGCGTAGGTGCAGTACCGGTAGTACCGGTCGTTCTCCAGGTAGTCGATCACCTCGTCCGGCGGATTCTGATCGTCGGCGCCGAAGAAAGTATCGAGAATCGGCAGCAACACGTAGAGCAGGATCGGCCCTACCCACCACACCGCCGGCGTGGCCGCGGTCCACCCCAGCGTGCCGAACAGCCAGGCGGCACCGACCGCCACCAGCAAGGACGTCGGCAGAATCAAGCCCAACGGCCACAGATAACGCTTGCGATCCCGCCATACCGCGACGTCAGCGTCGGGACTCAGCCTTGCGATGTTCGCCATCGCGAACCTCCTCAACTCATCATCAGGGCCCCCTAGACGTCGTCGTCCGCTAATGAACATATCAGCTGATTTGTTCAACCCATGCATGAATTTCTGCATATGTTCAAACCCGGGAGAGAAGCTGACGGCGTTGACCTGCGGAGGGAAGCGACCTCGCCGTGAGCGACGAAGGGTGCATTACGCGGTGTCGACACACACCGACTCGTGGCCTGCCAAGGCCCGACGTCAGCCGGGCAGCACCAGCACCGGCACCGGACTGTGCCGAATGATCTTGCCGCTGCGCACCCCGAGAAACACCCGCCGGAGGTCACCACTCGGCGATGTGCCCAGCGTGAGGATTTCGCCGTCGACCCAGTCCGCCCGGTGCAGCGCCTCCAGCCAGCTGTGACCGGTAATCACCTGCAAGGCAACGTCATTGCCGATGACGCCGTCAATCTTCAAGGCGCCCAGCGTGTCTCGCGCCTGCGCTGCCCACGCCTCCAGGATGCTGTCCTCGGCGTCCAGCCCGACGTCCGGCGGATACATCGTGCGCCCGCGGACGGCGAAAGTCATGATGCGCAACGGTATCTGCATCCGCTCGGCGTACTCCGCGCAGCGGCTCACCACGTCGACCGACTGCGGGACGGCTGAGTACGCACAGGTGAGTCGGGTCAATCGACCGGTGCGCGACTGGTATCCCGGAGAGCTGATCGCCACCGGCACCGGCGAGGAGTGCAGCAGCGAGTCTGCGGTGGTGCCGACCATGTGCACCGGCCCACTGCTGGGCAACGACCCGAGCACCAGGATCTCGGCCCCGACTTCCTCGACCACTTCGGCCAGCCCCCTCGACACCGACCGATGTGCCCGCTGGCAGTAGTTGACCTCCAGGCCTTCGACCAGCGGCATCAGGTAACTACGGACTTCGTTGGCGGAGTTCTCCGCCAGATGCCGGGTCCAGTGCTCGTATTCGGCGTCGACCCGCGCCAGTGACGGTGTGGGCCAGGATTGGGGAACGACGGTGGCCACCGTCAGCGAGGTCTGCAGCGTGCGGGCAATGCCGATAGCCAGGTACAGACCCGAAAGCCCGACCTTGTCGGCGCGGTACCCGACGCAGACGGTCACGGCGGATTCTCGTTCAGGGCGCTGTGATGCCGCCCCCACACGAAGTAGTAGATCAGCGCCACCGCGATCCACCCGCTGAACGCCAACCAGGTGTACCAGTGCAGGCTGGCCAGGATGTAGCCGCAGGCCATCACCGAAAGCACTGGCGTGACGGGGTATCCGGGCACGCGGAAGCCGCGCGGCAGGTCGGGTTCGCGCACCCGCAGGATGATGACGCCGACCGACACCACGATGAACGCGGTCAGGGTGCCGATGGACACCATGTCCGCCAGCTTGTCCAGCGGCACGAACGCGGCCAGCAGTCCCGCCGCGACCGCGACGATCACGGTGTTGTTGACCGGGGTCATGGTGGTCGGGTTCACCGTCGCGAACCGGGTGGGCAACAACCCGTCACGGCCCATCGCGAACAAGATGCGCGTCTGGCCGTACATGGTGACCAGGGTGACGGTGAAGATGGAGATCACCGCTCCCGCGGCCAGTACCGTGCCGGCCCACCGACTGTGCGTGACGTTGTCGAGGATGGTCGCCAGGCCCGCGTTTTCCTGGGCGGCGAAGGCCTGCCACGGCTGCGTGCCGAGCGCCGACAGCGCCACGAGCAGGTACACGCCGGTGACCACCACCAGTGCCGAGATCAGCGCACGCGGCATGGTCTTCTGCGGGTCCTTCACCTCGTCGCCGGCGGTCGAGACGGCGTCCAGGCCGATGTAGGAGAAGAAGATGGTGCCGGCCGCCGTGCCGATGCCCGCGACACCGAACGGCGCGAAGTCCTTGAGGTGGTCGTCGTTGAAGGCCGTGAAAGCGATTACCGCGAACATTCCCAGCACGCCGAGCTTGATCAGCACCATGATGGTGTTGACCTTCGCCGATTCACTGGCGCCACGGATCAACAGCAGCGCACACATGACGATCAGGATGACGGCCGGCAGGTTCACCCAGCCGTGGGAGACACCCGGTGGCGTCGTGTCCCACGGCGCCGCCGACAACGCATGCGGCAGTTCCGCTCCCAGCAGGTTGTGCAGCAGCTTGTTGAGGTAACCGCTCCACCCGACGGCCACCGCGGCGGTGGCCACCCCGTACTCCAGCAGCAGGCACGCGGCCACCACCATGGCCACCGCCTCCCCCAGCGTGGCGTAGGCGTACGAGTACGACGAACCCGAAACCGGTACGGCCGAGGCCAATTCGGCGTAGCAGATGGCGGCAAGCCCGGCCGCGATGCCGGCCACCAAAAACGACACCAGCACGCCAGGGCCGGCCTCGGGAACCGCTTGGGACAGCACGAAAAAGATTCCGGTGCCGACGGTCGATCCGACTCCGAACAGGGTCAGCTGGAAGGTGCCGAAACTGCGCTTGAGCTCGGGAGCGGCTCCCTGAGCGACGGGTGCGCCACCTACCGGGCGGCGGCGCAGCATTTGCTCCTTGAGGCTGATCGAAGTGGCCGGCAACTGCGCTCCCCTCGCTGTGTCAGCTCAGTATGGCCTCTCGCAGCACATCGGCGAAGTGTTCCACCACCCATTCGATCTCCGCGGCGGTGATCACCAGCGGCGGCGCGAAACGCAGTGTCCAGTCGTGAGTGTCCTTGACCAGCACCCCGCGCTCGGCCAGTCGCAGGCTGATCTGCTTGCCGGTGCCAAACTCCGGGTCGATATCGACACCGGCCCACAAGCCGAAACCGCGCACCGAAGTCACCCCGTTGCCGAGCAGCGCACCCAACCCCTCGTGCAGGTGCGCGCCCAATTCGGCCGAGCGGGCCTGGAACTCCCCCCGCGCCAGCATGCCCACCACGGTGGTGCCGATCGCCGCCGCCAACGGGTTACCGCCGAACGTCGAGCCGTGCTCACCGGGATTGAGCACCCCAAGCACGTCGCGGTCGGCGACCACGGCTGACAGGGGAACCACGCCTCCGCCCAGCGCCTTGCCGAGTAGGTACACGTCGGGCACCACGCCCCAGCGGTCGCAGGCGAACGTGTAGCCCGTGCGCGCCAAACCCGACTGGATCTCGTCGGCGATCATCAATACGTTGTGTTCGCTGCAGAGCGCGCGTACCGCGGACAGGTAGTCGTCCGGAGGCACGATGATGCCCGCCTCGCCCTGGATCGGCTCCAGCAGCACTGCGACGGTGTTGTCGTCAATCGCCTGAGCCAGCGCGGCGGCGTCACCGAACGGCACGGAGCGGAAGCCGGGTGTGAACGGGCCGAATCCCCCACGCGCCACCGGATCCGACGAGAAACTGACGATGCTGATCGTGCGACCGTGAAAGTTGTTGTCGGCCACGATGATGTTGGCCTTGCCGGCTGGGACGCCCTTGACTTCGGCGCCCCACTTGCGGGCCACCTTGAGACCGCTTTCGACGGCCTCGGCGCCCGAGTTCATCGGCAGCACCATGTCCTTGCCGCAGAGATCGGACAGCGCCGCGCAGAAGGGGCCCAGGCGGTCGGAATGGAACGCGCGGCTCACCAGCGTGACGGTGTCGAGTTGGGCGTGCGCCGTCGCAATGATCTCGGGATGACGGTGTCCGAAGTTGACCGCGGAATAGGCAGCCAGGCAGTCCAGGTAGCGGCGGCCGTCGACGTCGGTGATCCAGGCTCCCTCAGCGCTGGCGGCCACCACCGGCAGCGGTGAATAATTGTGCGCTGCATGCCTTTCCACCAGCGCGATGGACGTGTCGGTCAGGTCGGCCAATACCGTCATGAGTGCACCTCCAATGTGCAGCACTTCACCGAACCGCCACCCTTGCGTAGTTCGGACAGGTCGACTCCGATCGGCTCGAAGCCGGCGGCACGTAACTGATGGGCGAAACCCGTTGCCGCAGCGGGTAGTACCACGTGGCGACCGTCGGACACAGCGTTGAGCCCGAACAGATAGGCATCGGCGGTGCCGACGATGATCGCGTCGGCGAACAACGCCCGCAACTGGGTCTGGGCCGATTCGCTGAACGCCGGTGGGTAGTAGGCGATGGTGTGCTCGTCGAGAACGGCCAGCGCGGTATCCAGGTGGTAGAAGCGCGGGTCGACCAACTCGAGCGACACCACCGGCATCCGCAATGACGCCGCGATCTCGGCGTGGGCCCGCGGGTCGGTGCGAAACCCGTAGCCCGCCAACACCATATCGCCGATCAGCAGCAGGTCGCCCTGCCCTTCATTGACGTGACGCGTGGACACGGGCCGGTATCCGACGGAGGACATCCAACTCGCATACGCCTTGGACTCGCCGGCGCGCTCGGTGAAGCGGAACCGGGCGACGACGGCGATGTCGTGAGCGATGAACCCGCCGTTGGCGGCGTACACCATGTCCGGCAGGCCCGCGACCGGCTCGACGACATCCACCCGGTGGCCCAGCCGAATGTAGGTCTGGCGCAGCCGCTCCCACTGCGCCGTCGCGCGACCCACGTCGACCGCCGCGCCGGCGTCCATCCACGGATTGATGGCGTATTCGACGGCGAAGAAGGTGGGCGGTGTCATCGCGTAGTGGCGGGCGG
This genomic stretch from Mycobacterium paragordonae harbors:
- a CDS encoding ABC transporter substrate-binding protein, with product MRSKPRFSTLFALALTLIAALLLTTAMLMGRSGDNGKIVVTVRLWAEPIARVYQESFQAFSRTHPDIEVRTNMVAFSNYFDTLRTDVAGGSADDIFWVSNAYLDAYADSGRLIKIDGPNQGWDPAVTEQFTRNGVLWAVPQLTDAGIALFYNADLLAAAGVDPAVLDTLRWSPGSDDTLRALLTRLTVDVDGHLAGTTGFEPRRVRQWGYNAANDPQAIYLNYIGSAGGVFQRGNEFAFDNPEALLAFRYLVGLINTDHVAPPASDTNDNGDFSRNQFLAGKMALFQSGTYSLAAVARDATFHWGVAMMPIGPKGRVSVTNGIAAAGNTASKHPDAVRQVLAWMGSSEGNAYLGREGAAIPAVLSAQPGYFAYWKAKGVDVAPFFSVMGGPRIPAPGGAGFAAGNEALQPYFDEMFLGRGDIAATLQQAQTAANAAASR
- a CDS encoding Crp/Fnr family transcriptional regulator, with the protein product MNNDLRKAIASAPMFGGLDPEHVEFLAAQSRPIFLPAGQVLFRRGTPSTGFYMVREGRMQLSVSNSEGVIKVVEILSPGSAFGHAVMFLHEPYPVDATALADTQLLFVPASAVDRVLDSDPAMARIMLASMARRLQSKVQDIAMLSLQSATQRIIAYMLGAAGAGSYHLAGGADSSTAPGHDSASVELPALKQVLASRLGMTPETFSRAIRTLSAEGLIQVNGSVVEIPDVSALDAHARSQSIL
- the hcp gene encoding hydroxylamine reductase → MFCYQCEQTDRTDSPDRPNLLTFGCAASKGNCGKDATTAALQDVLVHVNLGIGQYAQKARELGSPDPQFAAHASFDLFTTLTNVNFNATRFMSLIAEAARMREQAKLAYENAARTAGVEPETLSGAAQFLPATTISEVVAQALEIGVDAGLDILGADVVGLRNLNLYGLKGVCAYAHHAHALGYRSDETDAGIEASLAFLAGGPSDPDALLAHALELGSLNYAVMAMLDEANTGSFGSPVPTPVRVTPVVGKAVLVSGHDLHDLARILEATEGTGINVYTHGELLPAHGYPELHKHTHLIGNYGGAWQDQQRDFTAFPGPIVMTSNCLIEPRPAYRNRIFTTGPVGWPGIRHLDTAELSLVIKAAQSLPGFTTEVPAETVTTGFGRDAVLSVADTVIQAVKDGAIKRFLLIGGCDGAAPGRNYYTEVADHAPDDTVLMTLGCNKYRFNSHEFGDIGGIPRLLDIGQCNDSYSAVQIALALADAFDCGVNDLPLSLFVSWFEQKAAAVLLTLLSLGIRNIRLGPTLPAFLTPAVVGILVDKFALKPIGDPAQDLADAMAGA
- a CDS encoding 2Fe-2S iron-sulfur cluster-binding protein; the protein is MTEIADTPVDTELRCYDVVLVTQEGVQSTIRCDSGTTVLDAAEGSGLVLKSACQAGGCGACSAVLSEGQVEMGDHDPDVIETPEEAGGILLCRSFPRADCRIDLPYDRGQVVTAPPALHRARIVGLDLVAETVMRLRLTLLPDADGSCSADFESGQFVRVTVPGTGARRAYSPANVANWDGVLEFYIRLLPGGLMSEYLIGAAAIGDELTVSSANGDFALGENGLRPRWFIAGGTGLSPLLSMLSRMAEWGDAQSARLFFGVTRHTEVFGQDELRALTMSLPDFRFDTVVWHSDPEWPGATGNPVELAAAEAALLDEWPDVYVCGPPPMVDAAYAALTAVGIPRDQIHAERFSAVQ
- a CDS encoding TetR family transcriptional regulator, which codes for MVEPTSPRNRSPYQNNAIALMRNGVLDAMQRLLVERKWSTITMADVAKAAGISRGTLYNEFGTRRGLARNYALRLTDSIITGMEAAVHDHPGDGYGTLRSAFGQFFGYADTDPLVRALRTEDAPNDLLRMITVESQFIVDYAAEHLAEIFQRSWVGAGAVDAAVLGRTIARSALSFLALPPVGTEDAAETIAHVLAPFLSAIRSG
- a CDS encoding rubredoxin; protein product: MAAYKCPDCDYTYDETMGAPQLGYAAGTSWDDVEDGWRCPDCGVREKFDFNPRRAQSTAQSTAQSTRGAERDAQ
- a CDS encoding alkane 1-monooxygenase; the encoded protein is MANIARLSPDADVAVWRDRKRYLWPLGLILPTSLLVAVGAAWLFGTLGWTAATPAVWWVGPILLYVLLPILDTFFGADDQNPPDEVIDYLENDRYYRYCTYAFIPLQFASLIVACYLWSADDLSWLGISGGLGLISKIGVMATMGVIGGVGINTAHEMGHKREDLERWLSKVTLAQTLYGHFYIEHNCGHHVRVSTPEDPASARFGESFWMFLPRSVFGSLRSAWELEKTRMQRLGKSPWNIENDVLNAWLMSVVLFGALTAVFGWRVLPFLIIQAAYGASLLESVNFLEHYGLLRQKTSSGRYERCAPVHSWNSDHIVTNVFLYHLQRHSDHHANPVRRYQTLRSMDGAPNLPSGYATLIGLTYLPPLWRRLMDHRVIEHYDGDITRVNIDPRQRDKVLARYGAC
- a CDS encoding universal stress protein encodes the protein MTVCVGYRADKVGLSGLYLAIGIARTLQTSLTVATVVPQSWPTPSLARVDAEYEHWTRHLAENSANEVRSYLMPLVEGLEVNYCQRAHRSVSRGLAEVVEEVGAEILVLGSLPSSGPVHMVGTTADSLLHSSPVPVAISSPGYQSRTGRLTRLTCAYSAVPQSVDVVSRCAEYAERMQIPLRIMTFAVRGRTMYPPDVGLDAEDSILEAWAAQARDTLGALKIDGVIGNDVALQVITGHSWLEALHRADWVDGEILTLGTSPSGDLRRVFLGVRSGKIIRHSPVPVLVLPG
- a CDS encoding amino acid permease; this translates as MPATSISLKEQMLRRRPVGGAPVAQGAAPELKRSFGTFQLTLFGVGSTVGTGIFFVLSQAVPEAGPGVLVSFLVAGIAAGLAAICYAELASAVPVSGSSYSYAYATLGEAVAMVVAACLLLEYGVATAAVAVGWSGYLNKLLHNLLGAELPHALSAAPWDTTPPGVSHGWVNLPAVILIVMCALLLIRGASESAKVNTIMVLIKLGVLGMFAVIAFTAFNDDHLKDFAPFGVAGIGTAAGTIFFSYIGLDAVSTAGDEVKDPQKTMPRALISALVVVTGVYLLVALSALGTQPWQAFAAQENAGLATILDNVTHSRWAGTVLAAGAVISIFTVTLVTMYGQTRILFAMGRDGLLPTRFATVNPTTMTPVNNTVIVAVAAGLLAAFVPLDKLADMVSIGTLTAFIVVSVGVIILRVREPDLPRGFRVPGYPVTPVLSVMACGYILASLHWYTWLAFSGWIAVALIYYFVWGRHHSALNENPP
- the rocD gene encoding ornithine--oxo-acid transaminase, whose product is MTVLADLTDTSIALVERHAAHNYSPLPVVAASAEGAWITDVDGRRYLDCLAAYSAVNFGHRHPEIIATAHAQLDTVTLVSRAFHSDRLGPFCAALSDLCGKDMVLPMNSGAEAVESGLKVARKWGAEVKGVPAGKANIIVADNNFHGRTISIVSFSSDPVARGGFGPFTPGFRSVPFGDAAALAQAIDDNTVAVLLEPIQGEAGIIVPPDDYLSAVRALCSEHNVLMIADEIQSGLARTGYTFACDRWGVVPDVYLLGKALGGGVVPLSAVVADRDVLGVLNPGEHGSTFGGNPLAAAIGTTVVGMLARGEFQARSAELGAHLHEGLGALLGNGVTSVRGFGLWAGVDIDPEFGTGKQISLRLAERGVLVKDTHDWTLRFAPPLVITAAEIEWVVEHFADVLREAILS
- the ddaH gene encoding dimethylargininase codes for the protein MTDNYVDARSVPGIRPATPAERTPTARHYAMTPPTFFAVEYAINPWMDAGAAVDVGRATAQWERLRQTYIRLGHRVDVVEPVAGLPDMVYAANGGFIAHDIAVVARFRFTERAGESKAYASWMSSVGYRPVSTRHVNEGQGDLLLIGDMVLAGYGFRTDPRAHAEIAASLRMPVVSLELVDPRFYHLDTALAVLDEHTIAYYPPAFSESAQTQLRALFADAIIVGTADAYLFGLNAVSDGRHVVLPAAATGFAHQLRAAGFEPIGVDLSELRKGGGSVKCCTLEVHS